In a single window of the Tellurirhabdus bombi genome:
- the sov gene encoding T9SS outer membrane translocon Sov/SprA gives MAIFGAVAADFEALAQNAPRRPSTPADTIARARQDSLRATRSAARRPTVRWSDRYTSRYSSQVPRSPFILRDPRSVYSDIQLDSLGRLLVNERISARPDATRTTPATPSVAAPPVPPTSGSGLPFRPAETIPYEDYNRMQNQRVRQSIWREYSARGDGQSAVSGRGLVPKLELPPVIDRLFGGNLIDFKPNGFVTLDFGYLHQFIDNPAIPVRQRKSGNFIFNEQININFNGKIGERLGLMANFDTKASFNFENMLKLNYRPNVPNLPTLPGVSTPSLPGLSAPGLNNPLQQPTTPQFQAQDASIIQGIEAGNISWPLSSQLIPGVQNLFGLKTQLRFGKLYATMVFSQQRSRQEEILLRGGSLLRPFEIRVDNYDENRHFFLSQFFRNNYENSLRSLPQVTSGVTITRLEVYVTNRTNTTESLRNIVGFGDLGESTQLNQPNPSLQPIQPNRAADNQTNGLYDRLRVNDDVRQADRAANTLEGTFGLQKGTGYEVLRGAKRLTDRDYKFQPELGYISLITPLRNDEVLAVAYEYTYRGQRYQVGELTENYQNRREDETILLKLLKSSTIRNNTQLPMWNLMMKNIYNLNTSQINRQNFQLRIVYKDDLTGIDNPNLQEGQNLVNRPLVQVLNLDRLNPQNDIQPDGNFDFVDNYTIDSRYGRVIFPVLEPFGSFLESQFTAEEQALKAKYVYNELYRTTLADAQQIAAKNKFFLRGSFQSFGSGPVNLPYGVDEKSVQVLVGNVPLTAGVDFAVEPSTGSIRFLNESLLNSGQDIRVRYERPDLFQNQIRRLFGTRLDYRLNPDINLGMTAMAMRETPAGYLTRVGIGNEPINNTIIGFDANIRKESRFLTKFMDGLPFVQTKEPSAVAFQGEVAQLIPGVAPRTNNNSFIDDFEAARTIFDMTRQPTRWRLGATPLAFPQGSTANSLEYAYRRAKISVYTIDQTFYNTVVDGRTPSNNLTEQDRNNIFERPFLPQDLFPGRSQRIVNLPESILDVAYFPRERGMYNYNPNLDTRGLLAGDPKQNFGSVTRAISSDVDFDNANIENLEGWIMDPFVAGANGVIRDGIENKNNTTGGKLIFNLGDISEDVIKDSRYNFENGLPIDGNTVTSNGFQKVDTTPWGRVTRSQFVTQAFDNQPGARENQDVGLDGLSNVDERQQFQSYLSQVLPRVTDPAARAQLVNDPSGDDFQYYYGEKADSVRNIVARYKPFMGMENNSPETTGGLFTPASTNLPDIEDLNIDNTINENDAYYEYEFDLRPGKFEVGKGYIIDKIEVNGTTWYQFRIPVREYLRKVGNINGFKSMRFMRMYLTDFAEPVVLRFAQLQLTANQYRKYTNDLSARGIQEVPEPYDAQFKVASVNIEENSQAASAAGGNKYVYSVPPGFIRDRDFTQLNNFELNEQSMSLSVTNLRDGDSRAAFKNVNLDLLFRERLQMFVHMHNNDNESGQTAAFIRLGTDFTDNYYEIEVPALQATPEGSQTPDRVWPSQNEIDIALSELTSLKAAKNRAYTRTNTLPYSAKSSDGRYNITVQGNPDLSAVQVIMIGMRNPRTADERPKSFTIWVNELRTNGYDQTAGRAAVGTLNLKLADVATATLSGKLTTFGFGGVQQRIGERARETTMEYGIQSAIAVDKFMPEKWGLRIPLYVNYDRRNVTPHFNPLDPDTPLDTTLTTLSENERDSYRRLVQDNAVRKGINFSNVRKVKTGSNAKNHFYDIENFSATYAFNEFERTNIQTQQFIQRQTRGGLAYTYTGQPKAIEPFKRFKSLEKPFLYWLRDFNLTPAPSIVAIRGELDRSFTKTQLRNSELNTDGMVPLFEKYFYFNRYYDLTWNLTKSILVTYNARSNAIIDEPGGDINTESKYDSVLTNFKRLGRTKNFEQNIKTTYRLPLDKLPLTRWISADVTYNMGYQFQANSFNLRDTSDVLFGNTVRNNRERGIQGRVDLVLLYNMIKALRFANNPSPPRKNFTRNPGDVEEIVRQESRLLKSFVRTLLTVRGINFLYNVQESTILPGFLPTPRFFGLSNENAPGLGFVLGGQDRAFQYKAAERGWVSRSAAQNQPFTQSISKRFEGRTTLEPFRDFRVTVEARLTRSDSYQEFFRPDSLGKPFVSQSPFRNGQFSMSFLSFKTAFVRLRRDNTSPIFDRFAEYRQIMLDRLIRMNPAVGGGGEYNLNSQDVLIPAFFAAYSGKDINKVKVNPFLKFPLPNWKVDYSGLSQLATFKKLFSSFTLSHSYNSTYSVGNFTSSLDYDALYVNLAVMGYPLSSVLNQNQFFVPVFVMSTITMQERFAPFVGVNFRTQSKITGRLEYNQDRTVALNLSNSQVAELSNKDLTIGIGFTRNNLRIPFRINGRYQRLKNDLTFNCNVTFRDTRSVQRKLDNTTTNGVGEQVITAGNVNFQLRPQVSYVVSNRLNVQVYFDRTFNDPLVSNSFRRATTAGGVQVRFNLADQ, from the coding sequence ATGGCTATTTTTGGAGCTGTTGCTGCTGACTTTGAGGCTTTGGCTCAAAACGCACCCCGGCGGCCTTCAACTCCGGCGGACACCATTGCTCGTGCCCGTCAGGATAGCCTGCGCGCTACGCGTTCAGCCGCGCGACGCCCGACGGTGCGCTGGAGTGACCGCTATACGAGCCGTTATTCCAGTCAGGTACCCCGCTCGCCATTTATTCTGCGTGATCCACGATCTGTATATTCCGATATTCAGCTGGATTCGCTGGGACGTTTGTTGGTCAACGAACGAATCAGCGCGCGGCCCGATGCTACCCGCACGACGCCCGCAACGCCCAGTGTGGCTGCTCCGCCAGTGCCGCCTACTTCGGGCAGTGGCCTGCCTTTCCGGCCCGCCGAAACCATTCCGTATGAAGACTACAACCGGATGCAGAACCAGCGCGTTCGGCAAAGCATTTGGCGTGAATACAGCGCAAGAGGCGATGGCCAAAGCGCCGTTAGTGGCCGGGGCCTGGTTCCAAAACTGGAATTGCCTCCCGTCATTGATCGTTTATTCGGCGGAAACCTGATCGACTTTAAACCAAACGGTTTTGTGACGCTGGATTTTGGGTACCTGCACCAGTTTATCGATAATCCAGCCATTCCGGTGCGGCAACGCAAATCGGGAAACTTCATCTTCAACGAACAGATCAATATTAACTTTAACGGTAAAATCGGTGAACGACTTGGGTTGATGGCCAACTTCGATACAAAGGCCAGCTTCAACTTTGAGAACATGCTCAAGCTGAATTACCGCCCGAATGTTCCGAATTTGCCGACTTTACCGGGTGTCAGCACCCCCAGTTTGCCGGGACTTAGTGCGCCCGGTTTAAATAATCCGCTTCAGCAGCCGACTACGCCGCAGTTTCAGGCGCAGGATGCCAGCATCATTCAGGGTATCGAAGCCGGAAATATTAGCTGGCCGTTGAGCAGCCAGCTGATTCCTGGCGTTCAAAACCTGTTTGGTCTTAAAACCCAGCTTCGGTTTGGCAAACTGTATGCCACAATGGTATTTTCGCAGCAACGGTCGCGGCAGGAAGAAATTTTGTTGCGGGGCGGCTCGTTGCTGCGGCCTTTTGAGATTCGGGTGGATAATTACGACGAAAACCGCCACTTCTTTCTTTCGCAGTTTTTCCGGAATAATTACGAAAACTCCCTGAGGTCATTGCCGCAGGTTACTTCGGGCGTAACCATTACGCGTTTGGAGGTTTACGTGACTAACCGAACCAATACCACCGAAAGTTTACGGAATATCGTTGGTTTTGGGGACTTGGGGGAATCGACCCAACTGAACCAGCCTAACCCTTCACTTCAACCCATTCAACCCAACCGAGCGGCGGACAACCAGACCAACGGCTTATACGACAGGCTGCGTGTCAACGACGATGTGCGCCAGGCAGATCGGGCAGCGAACACCCTCGAAGGAACGTTTGGCTTACAGAAAGGGACAGGGTATGAAGTGTTGCGCGGTGCTAAACGACTCACTGACCGCGATTATAAATTCCAGCCTGAATTGGGATATATCTCCCTGATTACGCCGCTTCGAAACGACGAAGTATTGGCGGTGGCCTATGAATATACGTACCGTGGGCAGCGGTATCAGGTTGGGGAATTAACCGAGAATTATCAGAATCGGCGGGAAGATGAAACCATTCTCCTAAAGCTCTTGAAGTCATCAACCATTCGGAACAACACGCAGTTGCCGATGTGGAACCTGATGATGAAAAACATCTACAACCTGAATACTTCGCAGATCAACCGGCAGAACTTTCAGTTGCGGATTGTGTACAAAGATGACCTGACGGGCATCGACAACCCGAACTTGCAGGAAGGACAAAATCTGGTAAATCGGCCATTGGTGCAGGTTTTGAATCTGGATCGACTGAACCCACAGAATGATATTCAGCCAGATGGAAACTTCGATTTTGTTGATAATTACACCATTGACAGCCGCTATGGACGCGTGATTTTCCCCGTTCTAGAGCCTTTTGGGTCTTTTCTGGAAAGTCAGTTTACGGCGGAAGAACAGGCGCTAAAGGCAAAATACGTCTACAACGAGCTGTACCGTACGACCCTGGCCGATGCCCAACAGATTGCGGCTAAAAATAAATTTTTCCTTCGAGGAAGCTTTCAGTCATTTGGCAGCGGGCCCGTCAATTTGCCGTATGGAGTTGACGAAAAATCCGTTCAGGTACTCGTTGGAAACGTACCGCTAACAGCTGGCGTCGATTTTGCCGTGGAGCCTTCTACCGGTTCAATCCGGTTTCTGAACGAAAGTTTGTTAAATTCAGGCCAGGACATTCGGGTTCGGTATGAGCGCCCTGATTTGTTCCAGAATCAAATTCGGCGCCTTTTCGGTACGCGGCTCGACTACCGGCTCAATCCAGATATTAACCTGGGGATGACGGCCATGGCCATGCGCGAAACGCCAGCCGGTTACCTTACCCGGGTAGGCATTGGGAATGAGCCAATTAATAATACAATCATTGGATTTGATGCCAATATTCGGAAAGAATCGCGCTTCCTGACAAAGTTCATGGATGGTTTGCCTTTTGTGCAGACCAAAGAGCCGTCGGCAGTTGCGTTTCAGGGTGAAGTTGCCCAGTTAATTCCGGGGGTGGCTCCGCGCACGAACAACAATTCATTTATTGATGATTTTGAAGCGGCCCGCACCATCTTCGACATGACCCGGCAGCCAACCCGCTGGCGATTAGGAGCTACGCCGCTGGCTTTCCCGCAAGGCTCGACGGCCAACTCACTGGAATATGCCTACCGACGGGCAAAAATATCGGTGTACACCATTGATCAAACGTTTTACAACACGGTTGTTGACGGTCGGACGCCCTCCAATAATCTAACTGAACAGGACCGGAATAACATCTTTGAGCGGCCTTTTTTGCCGCAGGATTTGTTTCCTGGGCGTTCTCAACGAATTGTTAACTTACCCGAAAGCATACTGGATGTAGCCTATTTCCCGCGTGAGCGTGGAATGTACAACTATAACCCTAATCTGGATACGCGGGGATTATTGGCGGGTGATCCGAAACAGAATTTTGGTTCGGTGACGCGCGCCATCTCCTCTGATGTGGATTTTGATAACGCCAATATCGAAAACCTCGAAGGCTGGATTATGGATCCTTTCGTGGCTGGGGCCAACGGCGTTATTCGGGATGGCATTGAAAATAAAAACAATACAACGGGTGGAAAACTGATTTTTAACCTGGGAGATATTTCCGAAGACGTCATTAAAGACAGCCGGTACAACTTTGAAAACGGCTTGCCAATCGATGGCAACACGGTTACTTCGAATGGGTTTCAAAAGGTAGATACAACGCCTTGGGGACGGGTTACACGTTCGCAGTTTGTAACCCAGGCCTTTGATAACCAGCCGGGTGCGCGTGAGAATCAGGACGTTGGTTTGGATGGATTAAGCAATGTGGACGAGCGCCAGCAATTCCAGTCGTATCTGAGCCAGGTTTTACCCCGGGTAACCGATCCGGCAGCACGGGCGCAGTTGGTAAATGATCCATCTGGGGATGATTTTCAATATTATTACGGCGAGAAAGCGGATTCGGTTCGGAACATTGTGGCACGTTATAAGCCGTTTATGGGGATGGAAAATAACTCGCCCGAAACAACCGGCGGATTGTTTACGCCTGCTTCAACGAACCTGCCAGACATCGAGGATTTGAACATTGACAATACGATCAATGAAAATGATGCCTATTACGAGTATGAATTTGATCTGCGGCCGGGCAAGTTTGAAGTCGGCAAGGGCTACATTATTGATAAAATAGAAGTTAACGGAACAACCTGGTATCAATTCCGAATTCCGGTACGGGAGTATTTGCGCAAAGTAGGAAATATCAATGGCTTTAAATCCATGCGTTTCATGCGGATGTATCTGACCGACTTTGCCGAGCCAGTGGTGTTGCGGTTTGCTCAGTTGCAGCTAACGGCGAATCAATACCGGAAATACACCAATGATCTTTCAGCTCGCGGGATTCAGGAAGTGCCGGAGCCTTACGATGCCCAGTTTAAAGTAGCGTCGGTAAATATTGAAGAAAACTCTCAGGCGGCATCGGCAGCAGGGGGCAATAAGTATGTTTATTCGGTGCCGCCGGGTTTTATCCGTGACCGCGACTTTACGCAATTAAACAACTTCGAGTTGAATGAGCAGTCGATGAGCCTAAGCGTGACGAATCTGCGCGATGGCGATTCGCGGGCCGCGTTCAAGAACGTAAACCTGGACCTGCTGTTCCGGGAGCGTTTGCAGATGTTTGTTCACATGCACAACAACGATAATGAAAGCGGGCAGACGGCAGCTTTCATTCGCCTGGGAACTGATTTTACCGACAACTATTACGAAATAGAAGTTCCCGCGCTACAGGCTACACCTGAAGGTTCGCAAACGCCTGACCGAGTTTGGCCTTCGCAAAACGAAATTGACATTGCTTTATCGGAACTGACTAGCCTCAAAGCAGCTAAAAATCGCGCCTATACCCGTACCAACACCTTGCCTTATTCGGCAAAAAGCAGTGATGGGCGTTACAACATAACTGTGCAGGGAAACCCCGATTTGAGCGCCGTGCAGGTCATTATGATCGGGATGCGGAATCCCAGAACTGCCGACGAACGACCAAAAAGTTTTACGATTTGGGTAAACGAACTACGCACCAATGGGTACGACCAAACGGCTGGCCGGGCTGCCGTTGGAACCCTGAATCTGAAGCTGGCGGATGTCGCCACGGCAACCTTATCGGGTAAGCTGACTACGTTTGGCTTTGGTGGGGTACAGCAGCGAATAGGCGAACGGGCGCGGGAAACAACGATGGAATACGGCATCCAGTCGGCGATTGCGGTGGATAAGTTCATGCCCGAAAAATGGGGTTTGCGGATTCCATTGTACGTCAATTATGACCGTCGAAACGTGACGCCCCACTTCAACCCGCTTGATCCGGATACGCCACTGGACACGACCTTAACCACGTTGAGCGAGAACGAGCGGGATAGTTATAGAAGGTTGGTTCAGGATAATGCGGTTCGGAAAGGAATTAACTTCTCGAATGTTCGAAAGGTTAAAACCGGCTCTAATGCGAAGAATCATTTCTACGACATCGAAAACTTCTCGGCGACCTACGCTTTCAATGAGTTTGAGCGAACGAACATCCAGACGCAGCAATTCATCCAGCGACAGACGCGTGGTGGATTAGCCTATACGTATACGGGTCAGCCGAAAGCCATTGAGCCATTCAAGCGATTCAAGAGTCTCGAAAAGCCTTTTCTGTATTGGCTCCGGGATTTTAACCTGACGCCAGCGCCGTCCATTGTGGCTATTCGGGGCGAGCTGGATCGGAGCTTTACAAAAACGCAGTTGCGTAATTCCGAGCTGAATACCGACGGCATGGTGCCGTTGTTTGAGAAATATTTTTACTTCAACCGGTATTACGACCTAACCTGGAACCTGACCAAAAGCATTCTGGTGACCTACAACGCCCGGTCAAACGCCATCATTGATGAACCTGGTGGGGATATCAATACTGAGTCGAAGTATGATTCGGTGCTGACGAATTTTAAGCGCTTGGGGCGGACCAAGAATTTTGAGCAAAATATCAAAACAACGTACCGACTGCCTTTGGATAAGCTGCCGTTAACGCGCTGGATTTCGGCGGATGTTACGTACAACATGGGGTATCAATTCCAGGCGAACTCCTTTAATCTGCGCGATACGTCCGACGTTTTGTTTGGAAATACAGTGCGGAATAACCGGGAGCGGGGCATTCAGGGACGGGTGGATTTAGTGCTGCTCTACAACATGATCAAGGCGTTGCGCTTTGCGAATAATCCGTCACCGCCGCGCAAAAACTTTACCCGAAATCCTGGTGATGTGGAAGAAATCGTTCGTCAGGAGAGCCGACTGCTGAAGAGTTTTGTCCGAACTTTGCTGACCGTGCGGGGTATTAATTTCTTATACAACGTTCAGGAATCGACCATTTTGCCGGGTTTCCTGCCGACACCGCGTTTCTTTGGCTTATCCAATGAGAATGCGCCGGGACTGGGGTTTGTGCTGGGCGGGCAGGATCGGGCTTTTCAATACAAGGCCGCCGAAAGGGGGTGGGTTTCGCGCAGTGCTGCCCAAAACCAGCCGTTTACGCAATCCATTTCAAAACGGTTTGAAGGACGGACAACGCTGGAGCCTTTCCGCGATTTCCGCGTAACCGTCGAAGCTCGCCTAACTCGTTCGGATAGCTACCAGGAGTTTTTCCGGCCTGATAGTTTGGGAAAACCATTTGTTAGCCAGAGTCCGTTCCGAAACGGGCAATTTAGTATGTCCTTTTTGTCGTTCAAAACGGCTTTTGTTCGCTTGCGGCGCGATAATACATCTCCGATCTTCGACCGATTTGCTGAATATCGCCAGATCATGCTCGACCGGCTGATTCGCATGAATCCGGCCGTTGGTGGGGGAGGTGAATACAACCTCAACTCCCAGGATGTGCTGATTCCGGCGTTTTTTGCGGCTTATAGTGGGAAAGATATTAACAAAGTAAAGGTGAATCCTTTCCTCAAATTCCCGCTGCCCAACTGGAAAGTTGATTACAGCGGGTTGTCGCAGCTGGCAACGTTTAAAAAATTATTCAGCTCGTTTACACTGTCACACAGTTATAATTCGACGTATAGCGTTGGTAACTT